A section of the Anabaena cylindrica PCC 7122 genome encodes:
- a CDS encoding photosystem I assembly protein Ycf3 encodes MPRTQKNDNFVDKSFTVMADLILKLLPANRKAKEAFVYYRDGMSAQAEGEYAEALDYYEEALTLEEDSNDQSYILYNMGLIYASNGDHTKALEYYHQAIELNPRLPQALNNIAVIYHFQGEKAKEEGDNDAGEALFDQAADYWIRAVRMAPNNYIEAQNWLKTTGRSQIDVFF; translated from the coding sequence ATGCCAAGAACACAGAAAAACGATAACTTTGTTGACAAATCCTTCACCGTCATGGCAGACCTGATCCTCAAACTGCTGCCAGCTAACAGAAAAGCTAAAGAAGCATTTGTTTATTACCGAGATGGAATGTCCGCTCAGGCAGAAGGAGAATATGCCGAAGCACTGGATTACTATGAAGAAGCTCTCACACTAGAGGAAGACTCCAATGATCAGAGTTATATTCTCTACAATATGGGGCTAATTTATGCTAGTAATGGCGATCACACCAAGGCTTTAGAATATTATCACCAGGCTATTGAGTTAAATCCTCGTCTACCCCAAGCTTTGAATAACATCGCGGTAATTTATCATTTCCAAGGTGAGAAGGCTAAAGAAGAGGGAGATAACGACGCTGGAGAAGCTTTGTTTGACCAAGCCGCAGATTATTGGATTAGAGCAGTTCGCATGGCTCCTAATAATTACATTGAAGCCCAAAACTGGTTAAAGACCACAGGGCGATCGCAAATTGACGTATTCTTTTAA
- a CDS encoding glycosyltransferase yields MPNKVSVIIPCFNSGKWLVEAIDKCLQQTYPHIEIIVIDDGSTDNSLDIIKGYGDQIIWRSSPHKGGNYARNLGFNLSQGKYIQYLDADDYILPEKIERQINFLEATGADVVYGDWRHQYHLANGSSFLDKIEISENQDDILAALLANWWVALAALMYKRNAVENSGGWDENLLAAQDRDFFLSVAMTGAKVVYQPGCYAIYRRYGSVTVSTSSKARWLKSHYLVLKKAEQQLLQKTQLSMIYRQALAKSYFELAREALLFDYEQYLMFLEEAFVMFPEFKANSKRKFYRLVQNIVGFRQTERIACGILFFKKFVTKTMLSAD; encoded by the coding sequence ATGCCCAATAAAGTTTCGGTAATCATACCATGTTTTAATTCTGGAAAATGGTTGGTAGAAGCAATTGATAAATGCTTACAGCAAACCTATCCCCATATTGAAATTATTGTTATTGATGATGGTTCGACGGATAATTCTCTAGATATTATCAAAGGCTATGGTGATCAAATCATCTGGCGAAGTTCACCCCATAAAGGAGGCAATTACGCTCGAAATCTAGGCTTTAATTTATCTCAAGGAAAATATATTCAATACCTGGACGCAGATGATTATATTTTACCGGAAAAAATAGAAAGACAAATCAATTTTTTAGAAGCAACAGGTGCAGATGTTGTTTATGGTGACTGGAGACATCAGTATCATTTAGCTAATGGTTCTAGTTTTCTGGATAAGATAGAAATTTCTGAAAATCAAGATGATATTTTAGCGGCTTTACTAGCTAATTGGTGGGTAGCTTTGGCTGCTTTAATGTATAAAAGAAATGCAGTAGAAAATAGTGGCGGATGGGATGAAAATTTACTTGCAGCGCAGGATAGAGATTTTTTTCTATCAGTGGCTATGACTGGTGCTAAAGTTGTATATCAACCAGGCTGTTATGCTATTTATAGGCGTTATGGTTCTGTTACAGTTTCTACCTCTTCTAAAGCACGCTGGTTAAAAAGCCACTATCTAGTATTAAAGAAAGCAGAGCAGCAACTATTGCAAAAAACCCAACTTTCGATGATATATCGTCAGGCTTTAGCTAAATCATATTTTGAACTTGCTAGAGAAGCCCTATTATTTGACTACGAACAATATTTGATGTTTTTAGAAGAGGCTTTTGTGATGTTTCCAGAATTTAAAGCTAATAGTAAGAGAAAATTTTATCGGCTGGTGCAAAATATTGTAGGTTTTCGCCAAACTGAACGAATTGCTTGTGGAATTTTGTTTTTCAAAAAGTTTGTTACCAAAACGATGCTTAGTGCTGATTAA
- a CDS encoding ABC transporter ATP-binding protein, whose product MTELIDKKISVHSQNAEVLIAVDSVSKKFCRNLKQSLFYGVRDITTELLGGNRKSDTLRRLEFWALEDVSFQLKRGEALGLVGSNGSGKSTLLRIISGLIKPDTGCVKVRGRVAPLIALGAGFNPILTGRENIYANMSILGLSTKKITERFQEVIDFSEIGNAIDAPVQTYSSGMAARLGFACAVHVEPDVLLIDEVLAVGDIKFRMKCHSKLAQLRTNGTAFILVSHNSHSILNVCDSSIYLSKGEVITSGQTETVIRKYEEDLCLSGSESALGKMILSEKPEIESLGLDITAVFFRDEQGDFLEAPLSGEPAYLCVECKSYQKITQANLGVLVTALSGENGLVQYITSNSDQELLTILPGKPEIQMYMPYCSFIPGVYSAKIYIRRGVQSFDIVESFRFTVKTNKTISRCLFYQPRKWQVINQ is encoded by the coding sequence ATGACTGAATTAATCGATAAAAAGATTTCTGTTCATTCTCAAAATGCTGAAGTGCTGATTGCCGTTGATAGTGTTTCTAAAAAATTTTGTAGGAATTTAAAACAGTCTTTGTTCTATGGTGTACGAGATATTACCACAGAATTATTAGGAGGAAATAGGAAAAGCGATACTTTACGCCGCCTAGAATTTTGGGCTTTGGAGGATGTCAGTTTTCAATTAAAGCGGGGAGAAGCTCTTGGTTTAGTTGGCTCAAATGGTTCTGGTAAAAGTACACTACTACGCATCATTAGTGGGTTGATAAAACCTGACACTGGCTGTGTAAAAGTTAGAGGTAGGGTAGCTCCATTAATTGCTTTAGGGGCAGGATTTAATCCTATACTAACAGGGCGGGAAAATATTTATGCAAATATGTCAATCTTGGGTTTATCAACCAAAAAAATCACAGAGAGATTTCAAGAAGTGATAGATTTTTCTGAGATTGGTAATGCTATTGATGCACCTGTACAAACTTATAGTTCTGGTATGGCAGCTAGACTAGGTTTTGCTTGTGCAGTTCATGTAGAACCAGATGTTTTACTAATTGATGAAGTTCTCGCGGTAGGAGACATCAAATTTAGAATGAAGTGCCACAGCAAGTTAGCACAACTGCGGACAAATGGCACAGCTTTTATATTGGTCTCTCATAACTCCCATAGCATCCTTAATGTTTGTGATTCTTCAATTTATTTATCAAAAGGTGAAGTAATTACATCGGGTCAAACAGAAACAGTAATTCGCAAATATGAAGAAGATCTCTGTTTGAGTGGCTCAGAAAGTGCTTTAGGAAAAATGATTTTGTCGGAAAAGCCAGAAATTGAAAGTTTAGGTTTAGATATTACTGCTGTATTTTTTAGAGATGAACAGGGTGATTTTCTAGAAGCACCGCTTTCTGGTGAACCAGCTTATTTATGTGTAGAATGCAAATCTTACCAAAAAATTACCCAAGCTAATTTAGGTGTTTTAGTCACAGCTTTGTCAGGAGAAAATGGACTGGTTCAGTATATAACTTCTAATTCTGATCAAGAGCTTTTAACTATCCTGCCAGGAAAGCCAGAAATCCAAATGTATATGCCATATTGTTCTTTTATTCCTGGTGTATATAGTGCCAAAATATATATCAGAAGAGGCGTTCAATCTTTTGATATTGTTGAATCTTTTAGATTTACTGTGAAGACCAATAAAACCATCAGTCGATGTTTATTTTATCAACCGCGTAAATGGCAAGTTATTAATCAATAA
- the gatC gene encoding Asp-tRNA(Asn)/Glu-tRNA(Gln) amidotransferase subunit GatC codes for MIDREQVRKVANLARLELTPDEEAQFTTQLGSILEYIEQLSELDVTDVLPTTRAIDVSNVTREDRLQPYPDREAILSSAPEQEGEFFRVPKILNAD; via the coding sequence ATGATTGATCGTGAACAAGTTCGTAAAGTTGCTAATCTCGCTCGTTTAGAATTGACACCAGACGAGGAAGCGCAATTTACCACCCAACTGGGCAGTATTCTGGAGTATATCGAACAACTAAGTGAACTTGATGTCACCGATGTTCTCCCCACAACCAGAGCCATTGATGTCAGCAATGTTACCAGAGAGGATCGACTACAGCCCTACCCTGACAGAGAAGCCATCCTCAGCAGCGCCCCTGAGCAGGAAGGAGAATTCTTCAGAGTACCAAAAATCCTTAATGCTGATTAA
- a CDS encoding ABC transporter permease codes for MKRHQKLNSQLPQIIYTPESQLRYPLDLARQMWRDLLASRELAWRLMMRDINAQYRQSFLGIAWAFLPPIVLAVSLTLAKDAKVINVGVTDLPYPAYVMFSTALWQTFVEALNGPVQAVTVAKPMLARVNFPREALILAKVGEVFFNFAIKLILIVVLFIWFRIPINWTVILTPIPLIHLVLLGTFIGIFLAPLGVLYQDISKGLTLITGFWLFLTPVIYPVPKEGIFGLLVKLNPVTPLLVTVRDLATTGVVSESFSFWLVSTITLVGLVLTWIVFRLAMPFVVERVSS; via the coding sequence TTGAAGCGACATCAAAAATTGAATTCTCAACTACCTCAAATCATTTATACACCAGAAAGTCAACTGAGATATCCCCTAGACTTAGCGCGACAAATGTGGCGAGACTTGTTAGCTTCTCGTGAACTAGCTTGGCGATTGATGATGCGAGATATCAACGCCCAATATCGACAATCTTTTTTAGGTATAGCTTGGGCTTTTTTACCACCAATTGTCTTAGCTGTAAGTTTAACCCTTGCGAAAGATGCCAAAGTTATTAATGTGGGAGTAACTGATTTACCCTATCCAGCATATGTTATGTTTAGCACTGCATTATGGCAAACTTTTGTAGAAGCTTTAAATGGTCCAGTACAAGCGGTAACAGTAGCAAAACCCATGTTAGCCAGGGTAAATTTTCCACGGGAAGCATTAATTTTGGCCAAAGTAGGGGAAGTCTTTTTTAATTTTGCTATCAAGCTAATTCTCATAGTGGTATTGTTTATTTGGTTTCGCATTCCCATTAATTGGACAGTAATCTTAACTCCAATTCCATTAATTCATTTAGTTTTATTGGGAACATTTATTGGTATTTTCTTAGCTCCCTTGGGAGTGTTATACCAAGATATTTCCAAAGGACTAACTTTGATAACAGGATTTTGGTTATTTCTCACACCTGTAATTTATCCAGTTCCCAAAGAAGGAATATTTGGGTTGTTAGTCAAGTTGAATCCTGTTACTCCTTTGTTAGTAACAGTAAGGGATTTAGCTACCACAGGAGTAGTATCAGAATCTTTTAGTTTTTGGTTGGTGAGTACAATTACTTTAGTAGGATTAGTACTAACTTGGATTGTATTCCGTCTAGCGATGCCTTTTGTGGTTGAGAGGGTAAGTTCTTAA
- a CDS encoding glycosyltransferase family 2 protein gives MKNSLAITTPDVTIIVSPRERFSCTCEALESIYEHTHYPFQLIYIDGGSPRHIRDYLAEQSQQKQFQLIRTNYYLSPNSARNLGLRQVSSKYVVFIDNDVVVTPGWLKPLVECAEETDATIVSPLICQGTPLHTEVHCAGGESGIKVETKDETTRKRMIEKIYKQGRKIADIQTQLQRQKTGLAEFHCMMVRTQIFQQIGLLDEALLNTKEHVDLCILVAEAGGTVYLEPESLMTYVTNKPLEPTDIHYYMLRWSDAWELASLKRLRDKWNLTEDEYFQNKYKRLGWRRQMAIINPLVRKLPINKFGWRLVGKTLLYIDKIANRYITSRYAQTHL, from the coding sequence ATGAAAAACTCATTAGCGATCACCACCCCAGATGTAACAATTATTGTTTCTCCCAGAGAACGTTTCAGTTGTACCTGTGAAGCCTTAGAAAGCATTTATGAACATACACATTACCCCTTCCAGTTAATTTATATAGATGGTGGTTCCCCACGTCACATTAGGGATTATTTAGCAGAACAATCACAACAAAAGCAATTTCAACTAATTCGCACAAATTACTATCTCTCTCCCAACAGTGCGAGAAACCTTGGTTTGCGTCAAGTCAGCAGCAAGTATGTTGTCTTTATTGATAATGATGTTGTTGTTACCCCAGGTTGGCTCAAGCCTTTAGTGGAATGTGCAGAAGAAACAGATGCAACTATAGTTAGTCCGCTCATTTGTCAGGGTACACCTTTACACACAGAAGTACACTGTGCCGGGGGGGAATCTGGAATCAAGGTGGAGACTAAAGATGAAACCACCAGAAAGCGCATGATTGAAAAGATATATAAACAAGGCCGCAAAATTGCAGATATTCAAACCCAATTACAACGCCAAAAAACTGGGTTAGCCGAGTTTCACTGCATGATGGTACGAACACAGATATTTCAACAAATTGGTCTGTTGGATGAAGCACTTTTGAACACCAAAGAACACGTTGATTTGTGCATTTTGGTAGCAGAAGCCGGTGGCACAGTTTACTTAGAACCTGAATCTCTGATGACTTATGTAACAAACAAACCACTAGAACCAACAGACATACATTACTATATGCTGCGTTGGAGTGATGCTTGGGAACTAGCCAGCCTTAAACGCCTGCGTGACAAGTGGAATCTCACTGAAGATGAATACTTTCAAAATAAATATAAACGCTTGGGATGGCGACGACAGATGGCAATTATTAATCCCCTGGTGCGTAAATTGCCTATTAACAAATTTGGCTGGCGATTAGTGGGGAAAACTCTATTGTATATAGATAAGATAGCCAACCGTTACATTACTAGCCGCTACGCACAAACACACCTATAG
- a CDS encoding glutaredoxin family protein, producing MRLILYSKPGCHLCEGLQEKLEQIQNLSLELEIRDITTREDWFAAYQFEIPVMYLVLDDAAVTQPLPRPSPRASVKQLEQMLHKYMSNSEKNNAE from the coding sequence ATGCGATTAATTCTCTACAGTAAACCCGGTTGTCATCTCTGTGAAGGCTTACAAGAAAAGCTAGAACAAATCCAAAATCTCAGTTTAGAGTTAGAAATTCGAGATATTACTACCCGTGAAGATTGGTTTGCGGCGTATCAGTTTGAAATACCTGTAATGTATCTAGTACTAGATGATGCAGCAGTTACACAACCTTTACCCCGTCCCTCTCCCCGTGCAAGTGTCAAGCAATTGGAACAAATGCTTCACAAATATATGTCCAATTCAGAAAAAAATAATGCAGAATAG
- a CDS encoding glycosyltransferase family 2 protein yields MSNPLLSIIIPTHNRPHLVTHAVKSALDQNMSDLEVIVVDDASTKAIDLPSHPQLRLIHLSNSHGGAGTRNVGLEAALGRWVTFLDDDDRYLPHMAEVSLEALSQTYLPAPVAVISGLEEVNSQGQVLGKRLPPLVRPRGAHFFLEELETGKSYNTKQTLVVERETLQKIGGWDDQMRSRVHSELFLRLNPVCSIIGLPIITYQLYNHEGLRVSRNPILRQESFLRLVHKHKSLFQAHPQMFAKFIYEHAHRCYELGLKREAFYNLCWSMQQDPLQIVHLIVSRFYQLGLKFASTNFNNSY; encoded by the coding sequence ATGAGTAATCCTCTACTCAGCATCATTATTCCCACTCACAACCGACCTCACTTAGTAACTCATGCAGTTAAAAGTGCGCTTGATCAAAATATGTCAGATTTGGAAGTAATTGTGGTTGATGATGCTTCTACAAAGGCGATAGATTTACCCAGTCATCCTCAATTGCGGTTGATTCACCTATCAAATTCTCATGGTGGTGCGGGAACTCGTAACGTTGGATTAGAAGCTGCACTCGGTCGATGGGTGACATTTTTGGACGATGACGATCGCTATCTTCCCCATATGGCAGAGGTATCATTAGAGGCATTATCTCAAACATACTTACCTGCACCAGTGGCAGTGATCTCTGGTTTAGAGGAAGTCAACTCTCAAGGTCAAGTCCTGGGTAAGCGTTTACCCCCTCTAGTCCGTCCACGCGGCGCTCATTTCTTTCTCGAAGAACTCGAAACTGGCAAATCTTATAATACCAAGCAAACCCTCGTAGTTGAGCGAGAAACGCTACAAAAAATTGGGGGTTGGGATGACCAAATGCGATCGCGCGTTCACTCAGAACTCTTTTTAAGACTCAACCCCGTTTGCTCAATTATTGGTCTACCCATCATTACCTACCAGTTATATAACCATGAGGGGCTAAGAGTTTCAAGAAATCCCATACTCCGCCAAGAAAGTTTTTTACGCCTAGTACATAAACATAAATCACTTTTTCAAGCCCATCCACAAATGTTTGCTAAGTTTATTTATGAACACGCTCATAGATGCTATGAACTTGGTTTAAAGCGTGAAGCTTTTTACAATTTATGCTGGTCTATGCAACAAGATCCACTACAAATAGTTCATCTCATCGTTTCTAGATTTTATCAGTTAGGACTAAAATTTGCAAGTACAAATTTCAACAATAGTTACTAA
- a CDS encoding UDP-N-acetylmuramoyl-L-alanyl-D-glutamate--2,6-diaminopimelate ligase — MKLQELLATVEGLTNPSLADVEVKGIKTNSHACGAGDLFIGMPGTRVDGGDFWPSALAAGAVAAVVSPQVMEKKPPKSTDMVISADNMNRACAQIAATFYGYPGQKLKLVGVTGTNGKTTTTHLIEYFLTKASLPTALLGTLYTRWPGFEQTAVHTTPFAVELQQQLATAVNAGCEFGVMEVSSHALAQGRVLGCPFEVGVFSNLTQDHLDYHKDMEDYFAAKALLFSPDYLHGRAVINADDEYGKRLIASLNRERVWSYSVNDNNADFWMSGLSYQPHGVSGMLHTPKGDIAFNSPLVGQYNLENLLAAVGAVLHLGLDLHLVTNAISDFPGVPGRMERVQISDQQDVSVIVDYAHTPDSLENLLKAARPFISGKMICVFGCGGDRDRTKRPKMGKIAAQLADVAVVTSDNPRTEDPEKILQDVLAGIPDTVQPMVICDRATAIHTAILQAQPGDGILLAGKGHEDYQILGTEKIHFDDREQAREALQKRAGDR; from the coding sequence ATGAAATTACAAGAATTATTAGCAACGGTGGAAGGTCTGACAAATCCTAGTTTGGCGGATGTGGAGGTGAAGGGAATCAAGACTAATTCCCATGCTTGCGGTGCAGGTGATTTGTTCATTGGGATGCCTGGTACAAGGGTAGATGGTGGAGATTTTTGGCCGAGTGCTTTGGCTGCTGGTGCTGTGGCTGCGGTTGTTTCTCCTCAAGTGATGGAAAAAAAACCGCCTAAATCTACAGATATGGTGATTAGCGCCGATAATATGAATCGAGCTTGCGCCCAAATCGCTGCCACTTTTTATGGTTATCCAGGGCAGAAACTCAAGTTGGTGGGTGTAACTGGGACAAATGGTAAAACTACAACTACTCACTTAATTGAATATTTTCTCACCAAAGCTAGTTTACCTACGGCTTTACTGGGAACTCTCTACACTCGTTGGCCGGGTTTTGAACAAACTGCTGTTCACACTACGCCTTTTGCGGTGGAATTACAACAACAGTTAGCCACAGCGGTCAATGCTGGTTGTGAGTTTGGGGTGATGGAAGTTAGTTCCCATGCTTTAGCACAGGGTAGGGTTTTGGGTTGTCCGTTTGAGGTAGGGGTGTTTAGTAATCTCACCCAAGACCATTTGGACTATCACAAAGATATGGAGGATTATTTTGCAGCGAAGGCTTTGTTATTTAGTCCTGATTATCTCCACGGACGGGCAGTTATTAACGCTGATGATGAATATGGAAAACGGTTAATTGCTTCTTTGAATCGAGAACGGGTTTGGAGTTATAGCGTTAATGATAATAATGCCGATTTTTGGATGAGTGGTTTAAGTTATCAACCTCATGGTGTGAGTGGAATGCTGCATACACCAAAGGGTGATATCGCTTTTAATTCACCTTTGGTTGGTCAATATAATTTAGAAAATCTGTTGGCTGCGGTGGGTGCAGTTTTACATTTGGGGTTAGATTTGCATTTGGTAACAAATGCCATTTCTGATTTTCCTGGTGTTCCTGGTAGAATGGAACGGGTGCAAATTAGTGATCAGCAAGATGTGAGCGTGATTGTAGATTATGCCCACACTCCCGATAGTTTGGAGAATTTGCTCAAAGCTGCACGCCCGTTTATTTCGGGTAAAATGATTTGTGTGTTTGGTTGCGGGGGCGATCGCGATCGCACTAAACGTCCTAAAATGGGAAAAATCGCCGCCCAATTAGCTGATGTGGCTGTGGTGACTTCAGATAATCCTCGCACTGAAGACCCGGAAAAGATTCTACAAGATGTGTTGGCAGGTATTCCTGATACAGTGCAACCAATGGTAATTTGCGATCGCGCTACTGCCATTCACACCGCCATTTTACAAGCTCAACCCGGTGACGGCATATTGTTGGCTGGTAAAGGTCACGAAGATTACCAAATTCTCGGTACAGAAAAAATCCACTTTGACGACAGAGAACAAGCACGGGAGGCTTTACAAAAAAGGGCAGGTGACAGGTAA